One genomic region from uncultured Subdoligranulum sp. encodes:
- a CDS encoding glycoside hydrolase family 3 C-terminal domain-containing protein, whose translation MSATVEELMQALTLEEKAGLCSGADFWRTKAVERLGIPAMMVSDGPHGLRTQKPGSDNPNESIEAVCFPAGCAAAASFDPTLTRRMGAALGREARASGVGVVLGPAINIKRSPLCGRNFEYYSEDPFLAGELAAGFIQGVQSEGVGACPKHFAANSQETRRMTADSRMDERTLREIYLPAFETAVREGRPWTLMCSYNRVNGTYASENSLLLNDILRDEWGFTGFTMSDWGAVNDRVRGVAAGLDLEMPGSGGVNDEKLVQAVHSGALDEAVLDRAVTRILNIVLRACDLARTPAVFDRAADHALAVDLARESAVLVQNLGALPLHPGRKVAYIGAFAETPRYQGGGSSHVNTHAAVGALAVARAKGRKVSYVEGFPADRDQRDEDEFLRAVNLAEEVDVAVIFAGLPEIFESEGADRRHMRLPDCQNNLIARVAAVQKNTVVVLHTGAPVECPWAGDVSAVLCMYLAGEGIGEATDALLWGEANPCGRLPETWPLRLEDTPCYLDYPGDGVTADYREGVYVGYRWYDGRRMPVRWPFGHGLSYTGFVYRDAALDADTLTDEGSVTLRVKVRNSGALAGAEVVQLYVSDATGAPVAGGRVVQSLRGFQKVWLEPGQECEVSFAITARDMSHYSAELHDWYAAPGRYELRLGHSSRDIRMTVPLEFSTRRHLPLTVDENTPLGILLADPRTAEPVRRMLESNAQAMANGGGDGLMPPDAMAQMLDAMPLRGLVNFGGPEAAAALPALLDTLRRAVQS comes from the coding sequence ATGAGCGCTACGGTGGAAGAGCTGATGCAGGCCCTGACCCTGGAGGAAAAGGCCGGCCTGTGTTCCGGCGCGGATTTCTGGCGCACCAAGGCGGTGGAACGGCTGGGCATTCCGGCCATGATGGTGTCGGACGGCCCCCACGGCCTGCGCACCCAGAAGCCGGGCAGCGACAACCCCAACGAGAGCATCGAGGCGGTCTGTTTTCCCGCCGGATGCGCGGCAGCCGCCAGCTTTGACCCCACCCTGACCCGCCGGATGGGCGCCGCCCTGGGCCGGGAAGCCCGGGCTTCGGGGGTGGGCGTGGTGCTGGGGCCTGCCATCAACATCAAGCGCAGCCCGCTGTGCGGCCGCAACTTCGAGTATTACAGCGAGGACCCCTTCCTGGCCGGAGAGCTGGCCGCCGGGTTCATCCAGGGCGTGCAGAGCGAAGGCGTGGGAGCCTGTCCCAAGCATTTTGCCGCCAACAGCCAGGAAACCCGCCGCATGACGGCGGACAGCCGGATGGACGAGCGCACCCTGCGGGAAATCTACCTGCCCGCCTTTGAGACGGCGGTGCGGGAGGGCCGTCCCTGGACGCTGATGTGCAGCTACAACCGGGTGAACGGAACCTACGCCAGCGAGAATTCCCTGCTGCTCAACGATATCCTGCGGGACGAATGGGGCTTCACTGGCTTTACCATGTCGGACTGGGGTGCCGTCAATGACCGGGTGCGCGGCGTGGCGGCCGGGCTGGACCTGGAGATGCCGGGTTCGGGCGGCGTGAACGACGAAAAGCTGGTCCAGGCGGTGCACAGCGGCGCGCTGGACGAGGCGGTGCTGGACAGGGCGGTGACCCGCATCCTGAACATTGTGCTGCGGGCCTGTGATCTTGCCAGAACGCCGGCGGTGTTTGACCGGGCCGCCGACCATGCACTGGCGGTGGACCTGGCCAGGGAGAGTGCCGTGCTGGTGCAGAACCTGGGTGCGCTGCCGCTGCACCCGGGCCGGAAGGTGGCCTACATCGGCGCCTTTGCCGAGACCCCGCGCTATCAGGGCGGCGGTTCCAGCCATGTGAACACCCATGCGGCCGTAGGCGCGCTGGCCGTTGCCCGGGCCAAGGGGCGGAAGGTCTCCTATGTGGAGGGCTTCCCCGCCGACCGGGACCAGCGGGATGAGGATGAATTTTTGCGGGCGGTCAATCTGGCCGAGGAGGTCGATGTGGCGGTCATCTTTGCGGGACTGCCGGAGATTTTTGAGAGCGAGGGCGCCGACCGCCGCCACATGCGGCTGCCCGACTGCCAGAACAATCTGATCGCCCGGGTGGCGGCTGTGCAGAAAAACACCGTGGTGGTGCTGCACACCGGCGCGCCGGTGGAATGCCCCTGGGCGGGGGATGTTTCGGCAGTGCTGTGCATGTATCTGGCCGGCGAGGGCATCGGCGAAGCCACCGACGCCCTGCTGTGGGGCGAGGCCAATCCCTGCGGCCGCCTGCCCGAGACCTGGCCGCTGCGGCTGGAGGACACCCCCTGCTACCTGGACTATCCCGGCGACGGCGTCACCGCCGACTACCGGGAGGGCGTGTATGTGGGCTACCGCTGGTACGACGGGCGCCGGATGCCGGTGCGCTGGCCCTTCGGCCACGGGCTGAGCTATACGGGGTTTGTCTACCGGGATGCCGCCCTGGACGCTGACACCCTTACCGACGAGGGCAGCGTCACCCTGCGGGTGAAGGTGCGCAACAGCGGCGCCCTGGCCGGAGCCGAGGTGGTGCAGCTCTATGTCAGCGACGCCACCGGCGCACCGGTGGCCGGCGGCCGGGTGGTGCAGTCGCTGCGGGGCTTCCAGAAAGTGTGGCTGGAGCCGGGCCAGGAATGCGAAGTCAGCTTTGCCATCACCGCCCGGGACATGAGCCACTACAGTGCCGAGCTCCACGACTGGTATGCTGCCCCGGGCCGGTACGAACTGCGTCTGGGCCATTCCAGCCGGGACATCCGCATGACGGTGCCGCTGGAGTTTTCCACCCGCCGGCATCTGCCGCTGACGGTGGACGAGAACACACCACTGGGCATCCTGCTGGCTGACCCGCGCACAGCGGAACCGGTGCGCCGTATGCTGGAATCCAACGCCCAGGCCATGGCCAACGGCGGCGGGGACGGTCTGATGCCCCCCGATGCCATGGCCCAGATGCTGGACGCCATGCCACTGCGGGGACTGGTGAACTTCGGCGGTCCCGAAGCGGCCGCTGCCCTGCCCGCCCTGCTGGATACGCTGCGCCGGGCGGTGCAGTCCTGA
- a CDS encoding DUF3658 domain-containing protein, translating to MLEVLFSDSAAGSMKVGMCRGSEIGGCVGVIATDEKGRPVSPEETARLQREAKAKERRRWAEAVPMESTPGDILPFPLWLSVGPIDEEGIGLLREETLTRLLSIYPEGQQTAAEILANARRRLDTLLTRAPREPVRLWVDHTPDAACGLRWVLAQLQPLGLEKLDLRVVELPALAPHGEGGLVLRNLGELHPGEWGHLAREARVLPAGQAAALVTQWRMLQSENAPLRAVLNGVLVSADESLYDPYLRRVLDTLPETFSEATLIGRTLGQFPLGFGDVWLALRVERWIADGKLQVVSTPEPDSPRYHRMLRKVSP from the coding sequence ATGCTGGAAGTATTGTTCAGCGACAGCGCCGCCGGGAGTATGAAGGTGGGAATGTGCCGCGGTTCGGAGATCGGCGGCTGTGTCGGCGTCATCGCCACCGATGAAAAGGGGCGTCCCGTTTCCCCGGAAGAGACAGCCCGGCTGCAGCGGGAAGCGAAGGCGAAGGAGCGGCGCCGCTGGGCCGAAGCTGTGCCAATGGAGAGCACCCCGGGGGATATTCTGCCTTTTCCCCTCTGGCTGAGCGTGGGGCCCATCGACGAGGAGGGCATCGGGCTGCTGCGGGAAGAGACCCTCACGCGGCTGCTTTCCATCTATCCCGAGGGACAGCAGACCGCCGCCGAGATTCTGGCCAACGCCCGCCGCCGGCTGGACACGCTGTTGACCCGGGCACCCAGGGAGCCGGTGCGCCTCTGGGTGGACCACACCCCCGACGCTGCCTGCGGGCTGCGGTGGGTGCTGGCGCAGCTGCAGCCCCTGGGCCTTGAAAAGCTCGACCTGAGGGTGGTGGAGCTCCCTGCCCTGGCCCCCCACGGGGAGGGCGGCCTTGTGCTGCGCAACCTGGGGGAACTGCATCCCGGTGAATGGGGCCATCTGGCCCGGGAGGCGCGCGTACTGCCCGCCGGCCAGGCCGCCGCCCTGGTCACCCAGTGGCGGATGCTGCAATCGGAAAACGCCCCCCTGCGGGCGGTGCTCAACGGTGTGCTGGTCAGCGCCGACGAAAGTCTGTATGACCCCTATCTGCGGCGGGTGCTGGATACATTGCCCGAAACCTTCAGTGAGGCCACCCTCATCGGACGGACGCTGGGGCAGTTTCCCCTGGGATTCGGCGATGTCTGGCTGGCTTTGCGGGTGGAGCGGTGGATTGCCGACGGCAAGCTGCAGGTGGTGAGCACGCCGGAGCCTGACAGTCCTCGGTATCACAGGATGCTGCGCAAGGTCAGCCCCTGA
- a CDS encoding TlpA disulfide reductase family protein, which translates to MGNKKTAILVILLVVIIAGAGILYKTLGSRYAPDQLAVEETPAPTAAPQSQDATAEKADEATEESAQAAPDFTAYDAEGNAVNLSDYFGKPLVLNFWASWCGPCKSEMPEFQAKYEELSDVQFLMVNMTTGRETKEDAQALLEQEGYTFPVLFDTDADAANTYSVYSLPTTYFIASDGTITAWARGAIDGDTLQKGIDMIAGS; encoded by the coding sequence ATGGGCAACAAAAAGACCGCCATTCTGGTGATCCTGCTCGTCGTGATTATTGCGGGGGCGGGCATCCTGTACAAGACCCTGGGCAGCCGGTACGCCCCCGATCAGCTGGCGGTGGAAGAGACTCCCGCACCCACCGCCGCACCGCAAAGCCAGGACGCCACCGCGGAAAAGGCGGACGAGGCCACCGAGGAATCCGCTCAGGCGGCGCCGGATTTCACGGCCTATGACGCCGAGGGCAACGCGGTGAATCTGTCGGACTATTTCGGCAAGCCGCTGGTGCTGAACTTCTGGGCCAGCTGGTGCGGCCCCTGCAAGAGCGAGATGCCGGAGTTCCAGGCAAAGTACGAGGAACTGTCCGACGTGCAGTTCCTGATGGTGAACATGACCACCGGCCGGGAGACCAAGGAGGATGCCCAGGCGCTTCTCGAGCAGGAGGGCTACACCTTCCCGGTGCTGTTTGACACCGACGCCGACGCGGCAAACACCTACAGCGTCTACTCGCTGCCCACCACCTACTTCATTGCGTCGGACGGCACCATCACGGCCTGGGCCCGGGGCGCCATCGACGGCGACACCCTGCAGAAAGGCATCGACATGATCGCCGGTTCCTGA
- a CDS encoding cytochrome c biogenesis protein CcdA, with amino-acid sequence MQYVISFLEGIITFVSPCLLPMLPVYLSYFAGGGEHSTRKTLTGAAGFVTGFTVVFVLLGALAGTLGSFLQHHQTAVNIISGLVVIFFGLNFLGVIRLTLFKGSSHAVRADNMNFFSAMLFGVIFSVGWTPCVGAFLGSALALASQQGHVLEGMLLLFIYSLGLGVPFVLSAVLIDRLKTAFDWIKRHYTVINGVSGGFLILVGVLMATGLMGRFLNLLS; translated from the coding sequence ATGCAATATGTGATCTCATTCCTGGAGGGCATCATCACCTTTGTGTCGCCCTGTCTGTTGCCCATGCTGCCCGTCTACCTCTCCTACTTTGCGGGCGGCGGGGAACACTCCACCCGCAAGACCCTCACCGGTGCCGCCGGCTTTGTCACTGGCTTTACGGTGGTGTTCGTCCTGCTGGGCGCACTGGCCGGCACGCTGGGCAGCTTCCTGCAGCACCATCAGACGGCGGTCAACATCATCTCCGGCCTCGTCGTCATCTTCTTTGGCCTCAACTTCCTGGGGGTCATCCGGCTGACCCTCTTCAAGGGCAGCAGCCACGCCGTCCGGGCCGACAACATGAACTTCTTCTCAGCGATGCTGTTCGGCGTTATCTTCTCGGTGGGCTGGACGCCCTGCGTGGGTGCCTTTTTGGGTTCGGCGCTGGCGCTGGCCTCCCAGCAGGGCCACGTGCTGGAAGGCATGCTGCTGCTTTTCATTTACTCCCTGGGCCTGGGCGTGCCCTTCGTGCTCAGCGCCGTGCTCATCGACCGTCTGAAGACGGCCTTTGACTGGATCAAACGCCACTATACCGTCATCAACGGGGTCAGCGGCGGTTTTCTCATTCTGGTGGGTGTGCTGATGGCCACCGGCCTGATGGGCCGTTTCCTGAACCTGCTCAGCTAA
- a CDS encoding TspO/MBR family protein, producing the protein MKKWGFLVFPILALAVGGLAGYLSRTGLETVYPQLEKSPLTPPGVVFPVVWVVLYILMGLGLALVIYKGGPGVKQAALLWGLQLALNFSWSLLFFAGGHYLAALFCLVVLWLAILAMTAAFAVVSRPAAWLQILYLLWVAFAGYLNGAVWLLNR; encoded by the coding sequence ATGAAAAAGTGGGGATTTCTGGTATTTCCCATCCTGGCCTTGGCGGTGGGCGGCCTGGCGGGCTATTTGTCGCGCACAGGGCTGGAAACCGTCTATCCGCAGCTGGAAAAGTCTCCGCTCACACCGCCGGGCGTGGTGTTTCCCGTTGTCTGGGTGGTGTTGTACATCCTCATGGGGCTGGGCCTGGCGCTGGTGATATACAAAGGCGGCCCGGGCGTAAAGCAGGCGGCCCTGCTCTGGGGATTGCAGTTGGCGCTCAACTTCAGCTGGAGCCTGCTCTTTTTCGCCGGCGGCCATTACCTGGCGGCCCTGTTCTGCCTGGTGGTTTTGTGGCTGGCCATCCTGGCCATGACCGCGGCCTTTGCGGTCGTCAGCCGCCCGGCGGCCTGGCTGCAGATCCTCTATCTTCTGTGGGTGGCCTTTGCGGGCTACCTCAACGGCGCCGTCTGGCTGCTCAACCGATAA